One genomic window of Monodelphis domestica isolate mMonDom1 chromosome 1, mMonDom1.pri, whole genome shotgun sequence includes the following:
- the LOC100010460 gene encoding probable E3 ubiquitin-protein ligase TRIML1, with protein sequence MDKRDLVENLKANLTCFICLGYFTDPVTVNCGHSFCKVCLLRCREEADSTFNCPECRGIIKDRDVVRDRNLQSLSITGKRLRSHLLQSLVDLYVCDQHGEKGKFFCEEDQRFLCDSCLLAPGHKDHTVLPLDMASDKCKDKIKHTLNTLQRKKEEFKVVLNKVTRKEELCVKGIHSLKQSVILEYRKLCEFLWEEEQLYLQRLDQRYTDDLAKLKLNKAKLSQQIQNLERVKLELEENLDKGPLEMLQNMKGTLERNEELLLQEPENVSFAWCTSPITGMREMLMSFQRDISLDPESANPHLILSEDLKCVKYGDVPQDLPDNQERFDDTLAVLGTQTFTSGKHYWEVKIGDKTELAVGVCKDSIRKKGKLTSLSKDVWTLVSFRIGNFCFLWNSQDGFFLSQPLEKVGIFLDYNKRHVAFYDVIDRSLIFSFSDMAFEGPLRPYFSLCYSKGESNPGSIMLINMKDSQ encoded by the coding sequence ATGGATAAAAGAGACTTAGTTGAAAACCTCAAGGCAAATCTGACTTGCTTTATCTGCCTGGGCTACTTCACTGATCCAGTGACTGTCAATTGTGGCCATAGCTTTTGCAAAGTCTGTCTTCTTAGGTGCAGAGAAGAAGCAGATTCAACATTCAACTGCCCAGAATGCAGAGGAATAATCAAAGACAGAGATGTGGTGCGTGATAGGAATTTGCAAAGTCTGTCTATCACTGGCAAAAGGCTCAGATCTCATCTGCTTCAGAGCCTGGTGGATCTGTATGTGTGTGATCAACATGGGGAAAAAGGGAAGTTCTTCTGTGAGGAAGACCAAAGGTTCCTCTGTGATTCCTGTTTATTAGCCCCAGGGCACAAGGATCACACAGTCCTTCCCCTGGATATGGCTTCTGACAAGTGCAAAGACAAGATCAAGCACACCCTGAATaccttacaaagaaaaaaagaagaattcaagGTTGTATTGAACAAAGTGACAAGGAAAGAAGAACTCTGTGTGAAGGGTATACACTCTTTGAAACAATCGGTTATTTTAGAATACAGAAAATTATGCGAATTCTTATGGGAGGAAGAACAACTCTATCTACAAAGACTGGACCAGCGATACACAGATGACTTGGCAAAACTGAAGCTCAACAAGGCCAAACTGTCACAACAAATTCAAAATCTGGAAAGAGTGAAATTAGAACTAGAGGAGAATTTGGACAAGGGACCCTTGGAAATGCTCCAAAATATGAAAGGCACTTTGGAAAGGAATGAGGAGCTGCTCCTTCAAGAACCAGAGAATGTTTCCTTTGCCTGGTGCACCAGCCCCATCACTGGCATGAGAGAGATGCTCATGAGTTTCCAGAGGGATATAAGTCTTGATCCTGAATCAGCCAATCCACACCTCATCCTGTCTGAAGATCTGAAGTGTGTCAAGTATGGAGATGTCCCACAGGACCTTCCTGACAACCAGGAAAGATTTGATGATACTCTTGCTGTCCTGGGGACCCAGACCTTCACTTCTGGCAAACACTATTGGGAAGTGAAGATTGGAGATAAAACAGAGTTGGCAGTGGGAGTCTGTAAAGATTCAATTAGGAAAAAAGGGAAACTCACCTCATTATCTAAGGATGTATGGACCCTAGTAAGCTTCAGAATAGGAAATTTTTGTTTCCTCTGGAATTCTCAAGATGGGTTTTTTCTGAGCCAGCCTTTAGAGAAAGTGGGCATTTTTCTGGATTACAACAAAAGACATGTAGCTTTTTATGATGTCATAGATCGATCCTTAATTTTTAGTTTCTCAGACATGGCCTTTGAAGGACCTCTTCGCCCTTACTTTTCTCTTTGCTATAGCAAGGGAGAAAGTAATCCTGGGTCAATTATGTTAATTAATATGAAAGATTCTCAGTGA